One genomic segment of Bacteroides caccae includes these proteins:
- the hcp gene encoding hydroxylamine reductase, translating into MSMFCYQCQETAMGTGCTLKGVCGKTSEVANLQDLLLFVIRGIAVYNEHLRKEGHSSEEADKFIYDSLFITITNANFDKAAIIGKIKEGLRLKKELGGKVSIKNAPDECLWNGNEDEFEEKAKTVGVLRTPDEDIRSLKELVHYGLKGMAAYVEHAHNLGYQSPEIFAFMQHALAELTRNDITMEELVQLTLETGQHGVSAMAQLDTANTSSYGNPEITEVNIGVRNNPGILISGHDLKDLEELLEQTEGTGIDIYTHSEMLPAHYYPQLKKYKHLAGNYGNAWWKQKEEFESFNGPILFTSNCIVPPRSNASYKDRIYVTGACGLEGAHYIPERKDGKPKDFSALIAHAKQCQPPVAIENGTLIGGFAHAQVTALADKVVEAVKSGAIRKFFVMAGCDGRMKSREYYTEFARKLPNDTVILTAGCAKYRYNKLSLGDINGIPRVLDAGQCNDSYSLAVIALKLKEIFGLDDVNKLPIVYNIAWYEQKAVIVLLALLALGVKNIHLGPTLPAFLSPNVKNVLIDQFGIGGISSVDEDIMKFLS; encoded by the coding sequence ATGAGTATGTTCTGTTATCAATGTCAAGAAACCGCAATGGGTACAGGTTGTACCTTAAAAGGAGTATGCGGTAAAACATCCGAAGTGGCTAACCTGCAAGACCTGTTACTCTTTGTAATACGTGGAATTGCCGTGTACAACGAACACCTGCGTAAAGAAGGACATTCCTCCGAAGAAGCGGACAAATTTATCTATGATTCTCTCTTTATCACTATTACCAATGCCAACTTTGACAAAGCAGCCATTATTGGGAAAATAAAGGAAGGACTACGCTTGAAAAAAGAACTGGGCGGTAAGGTTTCTATCAAAAACGCTCCCGACGAATGTCTTTGGAACGGCAATGAAGATGAATTTGAAGAAAAGGCTAAAACAGTGGGGGTGCTTCGCACACCAGACGAAGACATCCGTTCGTTAAAAGAACTGGTGCACTACGGACTGAAAGGAATGGCAGCCTATGTAGAGCACGCACATAACCTGGGTTACCAGTCACCGGAAATCTTCGCCTTCATGCAACATGCATTAGCTGAACTGACCCGCAATGATATAACTATGGAAGAACTGGTTCAACTTACACTGGAGACAGGTCAACATGGGGTGTCTGCCATGGCACAACTGGATACTGCCAATACAAGCAGTTACGGCAATCCCGAAATTACCGAAGTCAATATCGGTGTACGCAACAATCCGGGTATCCTTATCAGCGGGCATGACCTGAAAGACCTCGAAGAACTGCTGGAACAAACGGAAGGTACGGGAATAGACATCTATACTCACAGCGAAATGCTTCCGGCCCATTACTATCCCCAACTAAAGAAATACAAACATCTGGCAGGAAACTACGGGAATGCCTGGTGGAAACAAAAGGAGGAGTTTGAAAGTTTCAACGGGCCGATTCTGTTTACAAGCAACTGCATTGTTCCTCCACGTTCCAACGCCAGCTACAAGGATCGTATCTATGTCACCGGTGCTTGCGGACTGGAAGGAGCACATTATATCCCGGAACGTAAGGACGGAAAACCAAAAGATTTCTCTGCACTGATTGCCCACGCCAAGCAATGCCAGCCACCGGTAGCAATAGAAAACGGTACTCTTATCGGCGGGTTTGCCCATGCGCAAGTGACGGCTTTGGCAGACAAAGTAGTAGAAGCTGTAAAGAGCGGTGCGATTCGTAAGTTCTTTGTCATGGCAGGATGCGACGGACGTATGAAGAGTCGTGAATATTACACAGAGTTTGCCCGGAAACTTCCGAACGATACGGTTATCCTGACAGCCGGATGTGCAAAATACAGATACAACAAGTTGTCTTTAGGTGATATCAACGGTATTCCCCGTGTACTGGATGCAGGACAGTGTAACGACAGTTATTCACTAGCCGTCATTGCCCTGAAACTGAAAGAAATCTTCGGTTTGGATGATGTAAACAAGTTGCCTATTGTATATAACATTGCTTGGTATGAACAGAAAGCCGTTATCGTATTGCTGGCCTTATTAGCTTTGGGAGTGAAAAACATTCATCTGGGTCCTACCCTCCCCGCTTTCCTTTCTCCGAACGTAAAAAATGTGTTGATAGACCAATTCGGAATCGGTGGTATCAGTTCGGTAGATGAAGATATTATGAAATTTCTGTCATAA
- a CDS encoding Crp/Fnr family transcriptional regulator encodes MIPVLINNPLFRGITPEKLSANLEEISFHTRSYKKGEILARQGDVCNRLVILTKGSVRGEMIDYSGRLIKVEDIAAPRAIAPLFLFGEENRYPVEVTANEPTEVIEIPKTSVLELFRKNEQFLENYMNLSANYARTLSDKLFFMSFKTIRQKIASYLLRLYKQQQQLHITLDRSQQELSDYFGVSRPSLARELAHMQEDGLLTADRKQITILQKEELVRLIQ; translated from the coding sequence ATGATACCCGTACTTATCAATAATCCGTTATTCCGGGGAATAACTCCGGAAAAACTATCCGCCAATCTGGAAGAAATAAGTTTCCACACCCGTTCTTATAAGAAAGGGGAAATTCTGGCACGGCAGGGGGATGTATGCAACCGCCTCGTCATTCTGACCAAAGGCAGTGTTCGCGGAGAAATGATAGACTATTCCGGAAGATTAATAAAGGTAGAAGATATTGCCGCCCCCAGAGCGATTGCCCCGCTTTTTCTGTTTGGCGAAGAAAATCGTTATCCGGTGGAGGTGACAGCCAACGAACCGACAGAGGTTATAGAAATTCCTAAAACAAGTGTTCTGGAATTGTTCCGCAAGAACGAGCAGTTTCTCGAAAATTATATGAACCTTTCTGCCAACTACGCACGGACTTTATCCGACAAGCTCTTTTTCATGTCTTTCAAGACTATCAGGCAGAAGATTGCTTCTTATTTACTTCGCCTATATAAGCAGCAACAACAGTTACATATCACCCTCGACCGATCGCAACAGGAATTAAGTGATTATTTCGGAGTATCCCGTCCTTCGTTGGCACGCGAATTGGCACACATGCAGGAAGACGGATTACTCACTGCCGACCGGAAACAGATCACTATCCTTCAAAAAGAAGAGCTTGTCCGGCTTATCCAATAG
- a CDS encoding sensor histidine kinase: protein MNRYLQYITRQYWFRVVLTVLVCTVTARFGILQSYTWFGVCICLLILCILWQIRLYRTHVKQVLFMIDALENNDNSFHFPEEYGTPESRQINQALNRVGHILYNVKAETAQQEKYYELILDFVSTGLLVLNDNGAVYQKNKEALRLLGLNIFTHIRQLSKVDATLMEKMENCRPGDKLQVMFHNERGTVNLSIRVSEINVHKEHLRILALNDINIELDEKEIDSWIRLTRVLTHEIMNSVTPITSLSDTLLSMVKDKDEEISHGLQTISTTGKGLLSFVESYRKFTRIPTPEPSLFYLKAFIERMVELTRHQNPCNHITFHTEVIPADLILHADENLISQVVINLLKNAVQAIGNQPGGRIAIQAHCNDAEEVLIEIKNNGPAIPPEFAEHIFIPFFTTKERGSGIGLSISRQIMRLSGGSLTLIPDDKETKFILKFK from the coding sequence ATGAACCGGTATCTTCAATATATAACACGGCAGTACTGGTTCAGAGTCGTATTGACAGTACTCGTTTGTACAGTCACCGCCCGTTTCGGTATCCTTCAATCTTATACATGGTTTGGAGTCTGTATTTGCCTTTTAATCCTATGCATATTATGGCAAATCCGACTTTACCGTACCCACGTCAAACAGGTACTTTTTATGATTGATGCATTGGAAAATAATGATAATTCCTTTCACTTCCCTGAGGAATACGGTACTCCGGAAAGCAGGCAGATCAATCAGGCACTCAACCGGGTGGGACACATTTTATACAATGTAAAAGCAGAAACAGCCCAACAAGAGAAGTATTACGAATTGATACTCGACTTCGTGAGTACGGGATTATTAGTGCTCAATGACAATGGAGCTGTATATCAGAAGAATAAAGAAGCACTCCGGCTTCTGGGACTCAACATATTCACACATATCCGCCAGTTAAGTAAAGTAGACGCTACACTCATGGAAAAAATGGAAAACTGCCGCCCGGGGGATAAACTACAAGTCATGTTTCATAACGAACGGGGAACAGTCAATCTATCCATACGTGTTTCGGAAATTAATGTTCATAAAGAGCATTTGCGTATCCTGGCTCTGAATGATATCAACATCGAACTGGATGAAAAAGAGATCGATTCATGGATTCGGTTAACTCGTGTACTCACCCATGAAATTATGAACTCCGTCACTCCTATCACCTCGTTAAGTGATACACTTTTGTCCATGGTGAAAGATAAAGACGAAGAAATCAGCCATGGCTTGCAGACTATCAGTACCACCGGCAAAGGCTTGCTTTCTTTTGTCGAATCTTACCGAAAATTCACACGTATCCCGACTCCGGAGCCTTCTTTGTTTTATTTGAAAGCATTCATCGAACGAATGGTCGAACTGACCCGGCACCAGAATCCGTGTAATCATATTACTTTCCATACAGAGGTTATTCCCGCCGACCTGATCCTCCATGCAGACGAGAATCTCATTTCACAAGTCGTTATCAATCTTCTGAAAAACGCAGTGCAGGCAATCGGCAATCAGCCCGGCGGACGCATTGCGATACAGGCTCATTGCAACGACGCGGAAGAAGTACTGATTGAGATAAAAAACAATGGCCCTGCTATCCCTCCTGAATTTGCGGAACATATATTCATCCCTTTCTTTACGACCAAAGAAAGAGGAAGCGGAATCGGACTAAGCATCTCCCGCCAGATTATGAGGCTTTCGGGTGGTAGCCTAACATTGATTCCGGATGATAAAGAGACTAAGTTCATATTAAAATTCAAATAA
- a CDS encoding sigma-54-dependent transcriptional regulator yields MSKSGTIIIVDDNKGVLTAVEILLKSYFSKVVTLSSPVTLITVMQEEMPEVILLDMNFTSGINTGNEGLFWLHEIKKVRPELPIVLFTAYADIELAIRGIKEGATDFIVKPWNNQKLVETLQTAAQSVRNEKKGGARKESAGVQPIYWGESKAMQQLRMLIEKVAVTDANILITGENGTGKEILAREIHALSNRRQKEMIAVDMGAITESLFESELFGHVKGSFTDAHTDRTGKFEAADKSTLFLDEIGNLPYHLQAKLLTAIQRRSIVRVGSNSPMPIDIRLICATNRNLQEMVDNGEFREDLLYRINTIHIEIPSLRERKEDIIPLAERFMIRFCKQYDKEPMKFSSAAKEKLSIHPWYGNIRELEHVIEKVVIINDEPLIPAEILQLSSRKIESPERNISTLEDMEKQMIRKALEACAGNLSAVATQLGITRQTLYNKMKKFGL; encoded by the coding sequence ATGAGTAAATCGGGAACAATCATCATTGTAGACGACAACAAAGGAGTACTGACTGCCGTAGAGATCTTGCTGAAAAGTTATTTTTCAAAGGTCGTCACACTTTCTTCACCTGTCACCCTCATCACTGTGATGCAGGAAGAAATGCCGGAAGTGATATTGTTGGATATGAACTTCACTTCGGGAATCAATACCGGTAATGAAGGTTTGTTCTGGTTGCACGAGATAAAGAAAGTACGTCCGGAACTTCCCATCGTACTCTTTACTGCATACGCCGACATTGAACTCGCTATCCGGGGAATCAAGGAAGGAGCGACGGATTTCATCGTGAAACCCTGGAACAACCAAAAACTGGTAGAGACTTTACAAACCGCCGCACAGTCTGTGAGAAACGAAAAAAAAGGAGGAGCAAGAAAGGAATCCGCCGGTGTCCAGCCGATATATTGGGGAGAAAGTAAAGCCATGCAACAACTCCGAATGTTGATTGAAAAGGTTGCCGTTACAGATGCCAACATCCTGATTACAGGTGAAAACGGAACAGGGAAAGAAATTCTGGCACGAGAAATCCATGCGCTTTCCAATCGACGACAAAAGGAAATGATTGCCGTAGATATGGGAGCTATCACTGAGTCACTATTCGAAAGTGAACTTTTCGGCCATGTGAAAGGGTCTTTCACAGATGCGCATACCGACCGGACAGGTAAGTTCGAAGCCGCAGATAAAAGTACGTTATTCCTTGACGAGATAGGAAACTTGCCCTATCATCTGCAAGCCAAACTGCTGACTGCCATTCAACGAAGAAGCATCGTGCGAGTGGGAAGCAATAGCCCGATGCCGATCGACATCCGCCTGATTTGTGCCACCAACCGTAATTTGCAAGAAATGGTAGATAACGGAGAATTCCGGGAAGATTTGCTCTATCGTATCAATACAATCCATATAGAGATACCTTCACTCCGGGAACGGAAAGAAGATATTATTCCTCTTGCCGAAAGGTTCATGATCCGCTTCTGCAAGCAATACGACAAAGAGCCGATGAAATTCAGTTCTGCGGCAAAAGAAAAACTGTCAATACATCCTTGGTACGGAAATATCCGTGAGCTGGAGCACGTTATTGAGAAAGTTGTCATCATTAACGATGAGCCGCTGATTCCTGCTGAGATCCTTCAATTATCTTCCCGGAAAATAGAATCTCCGGAAAGAAACATTTCCACTTTAGAAGATATGGAGAAACAAATGATACGGAAAGCATTGGAGGCTTGTGCCGGAAATTTGTCGGCAGTAGCCACCCAGTTAGGAATTACCCGGCAGACACTTTATAACAAGATGAAAAAATTCGGATTATGA
- a CDS encoding flavodoxin, giving the protein MFPIYSYSIKFIRYKLTKKSLEKPNEKGQIVIPFYTHEGSGLSDTENHLKEACSGATILKGLAIRGTIAQKS; this is encoded by the coding sequence TTGTTCCCGATTTACTCATATTCGATTAAGTTTATCAGGTACAAACTTACGAAAAAATCTCTGGAAAAGCCGAATGAGAAGGGACAAATAGTAATTCCTTTTTATACCCATGAAGGAAGTGGCCTGTCCGACACAGAAAATCATCTGAAAGAAGCATGTAGCGGAGCTACTATATTGAAAGGATTGGCAATACGGGGAACAATAGCACAAAAATCATAG
- a CDS encoding Cof-type HAD-IIB family hydrolase — MKTKAIFLDVDGTLISFKTHKIPQTTIDALNQVHNNGIKIIIATGRVATDLGELDAIPYDAVVSLNGSHCLLRDGTEITSRQISHEDFRIVRNLAEKYSFPLALEVDKGILVNYVNDTVIALSELTNHPIPLVVDIDKEFNACKCRQLCIYCGEDVEKEIMTQLPNLTVSRWNPYFADVNVADTNKASGMADMADYLGFSLDESMAFGDGGNDIPMLRAAGTGIAMGGASDLIKNYADYVTDDVDEDGIYNALAHFGII, encoded by the coding sequence ATGAAGACTAAAGCGATTTTTCTTGATGTGGACGGAACTCTAATCAGTTTCAAAACACATAAAATACCACAAACAACGATTGATGCCCTAAATCAGGTACATAACAATGGCATTAAGATTATTATAGCAACAGGCAGAGTGGCGACAGACCTTGGCGAACTGGACGCCATCCCGTATGATGCGGTCGTCTCACTGAACGGTTCCCATTGCCTGCTCCGTGACGGCACTGAAATCACTTCCCGCCAAATCAGTCATGAAGATTTCAGAATAGTCCGTAATCTTGCAGAAAAATATAGTTTCCCTTTGGCATTGGAAGTAGATAAAGGAATACTTGTCAATTATGTAAATGATACCGTTATAGCACTTTCCGAACTTACCAATCATCCGATTCCTCTGGTTGTGGACATAGACAAGGAATTTAATGCGTGTAAGTGTCGCCAACTTTGCATTTATTGTGGTGAAGATGTAGAGAAGGAAATTATGACGCAACTTCCCAACTTGACTGTTTCGCGTTGGAATCCGTATTTCGCAGATGTGAATGTTGCCGATACGAACAAGGCTTCAGGAATGGCTGATATGGCAGATTATTTAGGTTTTTCTTTGGATGAAAGCATGGCATTCGGAGACGGTGGCAACGATATACCCATGCTCCGTGCGGCAGGAACCGGTATTGCGATGGGCGGCGCATCGGATTTGATCAAGAACTATGCCGACTATGTTACAGACGATGTGGACGAGGACGGCATTTATAATGCCCTAGCTCATTTTGGGATAATTTAG
- a CDS encoding metallophosphoesterase family protein, which translates to MLNKNLFTLLSCLLLTGCGMIDYHPYDVRISGETDVNAHNIEQIEADCKGKKTIRFVTMGDSQRWYDETEDFVKAINKRNDIDFVIHGGDMSDFGVTKEFLWQRDIMNGLSVPYVTLIGNHDCLGTGAETYKAIFGPTNFSFIAGDVKFVCLNTNALEYDYSEPVPDFTFMENELTNRTDEFNKTVISMHARPYTDVFNDNVVKMFQHYVKQYPGIQFCTAAHTHHYRDDVIFDDGIHYVTSDSMDKRTYLVFTITSEKYEYELVKY; encoded by the coding sequence ATGTTAAACAAGAATTTATTCACTCTTCTGTCCTGTCTGCTTCTGACCGGGTGTGGTATGATCGACTATCATCCCTATGATGTGCGTATCAGTGGAGAGACAGATGTAAACGCTCATAACATTGAACAAATAGAAGCTGACTGTAAAGGTAAAAAGACAATCCGCTTTGTCACTATGGGCGACTCACAACGGTGGTACGATGAAACGGAGGATTTCGTAAAAGCAATCAATAAGAGAAATGATATCGACTTCGTTATTCATGGCGGAGATATGAGTGACTTCGGAGTTACTAAAGAATTTCTTTGGCAACGGGATATTATGAACGGATTGAGTGTTCCCTATGTAACCCTCATAGGAAACCATGATTGTCTGGGTACGGGGGCAGAAACGTACAAAGCGATATTCGGTCCTACCAACTTCTCCTTTATTGCCGGTGATGTGAAATTCGTTTGTCTCAATACGAATGCATTGGAATATGATTACTCAGAACCTGTACCGGATTTCACCTTTATGGAAAATGAACTGACAAACAGGACAGATGAATTTAACAAAACAGTCATAAGTATGCATGCACGACCGTATACAGACGTATTCAATGACAATGTAGTAAAAATGTTCCAGCATTATGTCAAACAATATCCCGGAATTCAGTTTTGCACTGCCGCCCATACTCATCACTATCGGGATGATGTGATTTTTGATGACGGCATACACTATGTTACCAGTGACAGCATGGACAAGCGTACTTACCTGGTATTTACCATAACCTCGGAGAAATATGAATATGAACTGGTTAAATATTAA
- a CDS encoding ABC transporter permease — protein MMRHFYYTIQTLLHERGVNIIKIISMTLGIFVGILLFSCVAFQLSYYNFCPQSEQLYVTYMDGPFTYSPFSAAMRENFPKEVEDATILRDMGTNVFYNGNVRLTESTIYADEHLFSTLGLKLLIGKAEELTRPDVLFISRSLAEKIREGNSLESVIGKTLSVDRKEPMSIRGVFEDMGENADIHFDVVVPMSKLWNLARGGWGYDISYMSIIRFRDPAKDIKAVEARIPDMLKKYMADSSNKKKSHRFSFRPLLEYHTADPTVRLMILMMSVLGIAILLIAAFDYVLIAVSSLARRAKSIGVHKCCGATDNSIFRMFLTETALVLFISVLLTMLLIFQFREFVEEIAGIRLSSLFTWQTLWVPLTVLLVVFILAGAIPASIFASIPVTQVFRRYAERKTSWKRPLLFIQFAGMTFILGFLMVVFCQYHMAMNKDLGYNPERVVMGWKKLGSNRQNAKSFFMNLPMVEEHGVGQQAIWRSWSGEVFNVGEGRTIKGRFEWIGDDFVPMMKIQILHGKNVTSPKEALVNEEFVRRAGWTDEPIGKQLSIWGKEVTIVGVMKNFSVQSVYHPQYPVLLLGSGSDSNPGLHYVRLKEPFDENLKKLNALMAETFPTEDVVFYSLTQKLDEQYTDITRFRNAVLLASISIFFIALMGLLGYVGDEIRFCRKEIAIRKVNGADTCGILKLFSANVLWTALPAVLIGAGLAYWIGMKWLEQFSESVNLSIWLFAGVIAFVLVVILVCVILKAWEVANENPVNSIANE, from the coding sequence ATGATGAGACACTTTTATTATACGATTCAAACGTTGCTCCATGAACGAGGCGTGAATATTATCAAGATTATCTCAATGACATTGGGGATATTTGTTGGTATCTTATTGTTTTCCTGTGTTGCTTTCCAGTTGAGTTACTATAATTTTTGTCCTCAGTCGGAGCAGTTATATGTCACATATATGGATGGACCTTTTACTTATAGTCCTTTTTCAGCGGCTATGCGTGAGAACTTCCCGAAAGAAGTGGAGGATGCCACCATATTGAGGGACATGGGAACAAATGTTTTTTATAATGGAAATGTTCGCCTAACGGAGTCTACGATATATGCTGACGAGCATTTGTTTTCCACATTGGGTTTAAAACTGTTAATCGGTAAGGCAGAAGAACTAACCCGTCCTGATGTTTTATTCATATCCCGTTCGTTGGCGGAAAAAATAAGAGAAGGGAACAGTTTGGAAAGTGTTATAGGCAAGACTTTATCCGTTGACCGCAAAGAGCCGATGAGCATACGTGGTGTCTTTGAAGATATGGGTGAAAACGCAGATATACATTTTGATGTAGTGGTACCGATGAGCAAGTTGTGGAATCTGGCTCGTGGGGGCTGGGGATATGATATCAGTTATATGTCGATTATTCGTTTTCGCGATCCTGCTAAAGATATAAAGGCGGTGGAAGCACGAATACCTGATATGCTTAAGAAATACATGGCTGACTCCTCGAATAAAAAGAAATCTCATCGTTTTTCTTTCCGTCCTTTATTAGAATATCATACGGCAGATCCGACAGTACGGCTTATGATATTAATGATGTCCGTGCTGGGGATTGCAATCTTGTTGATTGCAGCTTTTGATTATGTGCTCATTGCCGTTTCATCTTTAGCCAGGAGGGCAAAGTCTATCGGAGTACACAAATGTTGTGGTGCAACAGATAACAGTATTTTTAGAATGTTTCTGACAGAGACAGCTCTTGTTCTTTTCATTTCAGTATTGCTGACGATGTTGCTCATTTTTCAGTTTCGGGAGTTTGTGGAAGAAATTGCCGGTATACGTTTAAGTTCACTTTTTACGTGGCAGACACTTTGGGTACCGTTGACCGTACTTTTGGTTGTTTTTATCTTGGCGGGCGCCATACCGGCAAGCATATTCGCATCAATTCCTGTAACGCAAGTTTTTCGACGTTATGCAGAACGTAAGACATCTTGGAAACGTCCGTTGTTGTTTATCCAATTTGCCGGTATGACTTTTATTTTAGGTTTTCTTATGGTTGTATTCTGCCAATATCACATGGCGATGAACAAAGATTTGGGATATAATCCCGAACGCGTGGTAATGGGTTGGAAGAAGCTGGGCAGTAACCGGCAAAATGCCAAGAGTTTTTTTATGAATTTGCCTATGGTTGAGGAACATGGGGTAGGTCAGCAGGCCATCTGGAGAAGTTGGTCGGGAGAGGTGTTCAATGTGGGGGAAGGACGGACTATCAAAGGCCGGTTTGAGTGGATCGGAGATGATTTTGTACCTATGATGAAAATACAGATATTACATGGCAAAAATGTAACATCTCCAAAAGAGGCCTTAGTGAATGAAGAGTTTGTACGTCGGGCCGGATGGACGGATGAGCCGATAGGGAAACAGTTGTCTATATGGGGAAAGGAAGTTACAATCGTTGGCGTAATGAAGAATTTCTCTGTTCAAAGTGTATATCATCCTCAGTATCCGGTATTACTGTTGGGAAGCGGTAGTGATTCTAACCCGGGACTTCATTACGTACGATTGAAAGAGCCTTTTGATGAGAACCTGAAGAAACTGAATGCATTAATGGCAGAAACTTTTCCAACAGAAGACGTTGTCTTTTATTCGCTGACTCAAAAGCTGGATGAGCAATATACGGATATTACACGTTTTCGGAATGCAGTACTTTTGGCGTCAATCTCTATTTTCTTTATAGCCTTAATGGGATTGTTGGGATATGTCGGTGACGAGATTCGTTTTTGCAGGAAAGAGATTGCTATCCGAAAAGTGAATGGTGCGGATACTTGTGGCATATTGAAATTGTTTTCCGCAAACGTATTGTGGACAGCCCTTCCGGCGGTGCTTATCGGTGCAGGACTGGCCTATTGGATAGGTATGAAATGGTTGGAACAATTTAGTGAATCCGTCAATCTGAGTATTTGGTTATTTGCCGGAGTCATAGCGTTTGTATTAGTTGTGATACTAGTTTGTGTAATACTTAAAGCATGGGAAGTTGCTAATGAGAATCCGGTGAACAGCATAGCGAATGAATAA
- a CDS encoding ABC transporter ATP-binding protein encodes MIQIENISKVFRTSEVETVALNHVNLEVKEGEFVAIMGPSGCGKSTLLNILGLLDNPTEGSYQLMGQEVAGLKEKERTHMRKGKLGFVFQSFNLIDELNVYENVELPLTYLGLKSSERRRMVEDILKRMNISHRAKHFPQQLSGGQQQRVAIARAVVTNPKLILADEPTGNLDSKNGAEVMNLLTELNKEGTTIIMVTHSQHDASFAHRTVHLFDGSIVASVTA; translated from the coding sequence ATGATACAAATCGAAAACATCAGTAAAGTATTCCGTACTTCCGAAGTGGAGACGGTTGCATTGAATCATGTAAATCTAGAAGTAAAAGAAGGAGAGTTCGTAGCTATTATGGGACCCTCGGGCTGTGGTAAATCCACTTTGTTGAATATCCTCGGACTTTTGGATAATCCTACCGAAGGCTCCTATCAGTTAATGGGGCAGGAAGTTGCCGGGCTGAAAGAGAAAGAACGTACTCATATGCGTAAGGGTAAGTTAGGTTTTGTATTTCAGAGTTTCAATCTGATAGACGAATTGAATGTTTATGAAAACGTAGAACTTCCGCTTACTTATCTGGGACTAAAATCTTCCGAACGTCGCCGAATGGTAGAAGATATTCTGAAACGGATGAACATCAGCCACCGTGCCAAACACTTCCCGCAACAACTCTCCGGCGGGCAGCAACAACGTGTGGCAATCGCCCGTGCGGTTGTCACCAATCCTAAACTAATTCTTGCCGATGAGCCTACGGGTAACCTTGATTCAAAGAATGGTGCCGAAGTAATGAACCTGCTGACAGAACTGAATAAGGAAGGAACTACAATTATTATGGTGACTCACTCACAGCATGATGCGAGTTTTGCTCATCGCACTGTACATTTGTTCGATGGAAGTATTGTAGCGAGTGTAACAGCCTAA